A genome region from Anopheles stephensi strain Indian chromosome 2, UCI_ANSTEP_V1.0, whole genome shotgun sequence includes the following:
- the LOC118503448 gene encoding phospholipase D2 isoform X1 codes for MDANFKRKTIHRSISLLLRDIDQMSLSEIGTSNPALNCDDTGAASDSTARIDHATGCHPADRNAYGESGDGAGPGGGGGATGHHHDASLACYSIRSEPEEYDENLDAPDSVTYLSIGGNNPVLVIRESDADSVSPASEIPYSYVYNAPVKFDSMRRHIFIPGLEIIVEIVDYERSLTSHVLNPNLYTVKLTHGPFSWTIQKRYNHFRNLHQQLTTYRASLHIPFPTKSHKERRDSFRNMHTVHQATASPAMQQKLGKPLKKIKKNALPRFPLKPDSLVSFDAIPQRIKQLEEYLYNLLNISLYRNFHGTINFLEVSHISFISALGEKGKEGPIKKRTGSTRPGQSGCNFCGCLAGGCCVRCSYFCTDVLWSKWRNRWFFVKETCFGYYRPKDGVLRCVVLFDQGFDISSGMYSTGMRNGLQIATNSRYLVIKYPTRRMAKEWMTHMKRVANESARDFTLPNPHQSFAPSRPGVQAGWFVDGAGYMSAVADALEGATEEIFITDWMLSPEIYMKRPAIDGDYWRLDKILKRKAEQGIKIFVLLFKELDFALGINSYYSKAKLVEQHENIKVLRHPDHARAGILFWAHHEKLVIIDQTYAFVGGIDLCYGRWDDYQHRLTDLGSISSSANSSANNTTTRKPSTVVELDENGSVANLLKSSKNIAIATAVDRQSTGSVAAAAQQSDNATSTKSTKDGTSNGKQKLAHHNPDAPAAMGEPPDKLLQAAAQALGDQQLPAEERDELPENIKQNTPEMERRNIMGMIKDMGRDLKNRITLSEQPEHPPGTDVLTAGGTIVMGGGPKSNIGSPVYLSEEERRKKQLYGGDKGTPVKDMVSPQPFKNAAIFELDGQAKLWIGKDYINFIVKDFTNLDMPYVGKYAGGAKGVKRDIDLVDRSTTVRMPWHDVATVVLGQAARDVARHFIERWNAVKLEKCRENANYPYLLPKSYNDIRVDSKFLNVPLHHVTCQVLRSASSWNCGFIEPDYVEQSIHEAYVQTISKAQHYIYIENQFFISMELGNSVVKNQISEYLFKRIVRAHREKKVFRVYVVMPLLPGFEGDVGGSSGISLRAITHWNYASISRGKSSLLERLRAAGIQKPCDYISFHSLRTNSTLNGMPVTELIYVHSKLLIADDKVVICGSANINDRSLLGKRDSEVCVMITDESFEEGRMNGESYPCGVYAGKLRKFLFREHLGLLEPDPKRDPIDVTDPVIHTFWNDVWRRTSRRNTLIYDEVFRCIPSDNVQSFAMMKRFLEDKSLLQSNPDGIQQAVARIEGYLVDLPLKFLCNEILTPPNTSKEGFMPTYMWT; via the exons ATGGATGCCAACTTCAAGCGAAAAACGATCCATCGCAGCATCTCGCTGCTGTTGCGTGACATCG ATCAGATGTCGCTGAGCGAAATCGGCACCTCCAATCCGGCACTGAACTGCGACGATACCGGTGCGGCATCCGATTCGACTGCACGCATCGATCATGCCACCGGGTGCCATCCGGCCGACCGGAATGCGTATGGCGAGAGCGGTGATGGGGCAGGCCCtggaggtggtggaggagCAACGGGACATCACCATGATGCCAGCCTGGCCTGCTACTCGATCCGTAGCGAGCCGGAGGAGTACGACGAAAATTTGGACGCCCCAGATTCGGTGACGTACCTATCGATCGGTGGCAACAATCCGGTGCTGGTGATACGGGAAAGCGATGCGGACAGTGTCAGCCCGGCATCGGAGATCCCGTACAGCTACGTGTACAATGCGCCGGTCAAGTTCGATTCCATGCGTCGCCACATTTTTATTCCGGGCCTGGAGATCATCGTGGAAATCGTTGACTACGAGCGTAGCCTAACGTCGCACGTACTTAATCCTAATCT ATATACGGTGAAGCTCACGCACGGCCCATTTTCGTGGACCATTCAGAAGCGATACAACCACTTCAGGAATCTGCATCAGCAACTGACAACGTATAGGGCCTCGCTGCACATACCGTTTCCGACCAAAAGTCACAAGGAGCGGAGGGATAGCTTTCGGAACATGCATACCGTGCATCAGGCGACGGCATCG CCCGCCATGCAGCAGAAGCTTGGGAAACCGTTGAAGAAGATCAAGAAAAATGCGCTGCCACGGTTCCCGCTCAAGCCGGACTCGCTCGTTTCGTTCGATGCTATCCCGCAGCGGATCAAGCAGCTGGAGGAGTATCTGTACAATCTGCTGAACATCTCACTGTACCGTAACTTCCACGGCACG ATCAACTTTCTGGAAGTGTCCCACATTTCGTTCATTTCGGCGCTGGGCGAAAAGGGAAAGGAAGGACCGATCAAGAAGCGTACCGGGTCGACCCGGCCCGGCCAGTCGGGGTGCAACTTTTGCGGTTGCCTTGCCGGTGGGTGCTGTGTGCGGTGCAGCTACTTTTGTACCGATGTGCTCTGGAGCAAGTGGCGCAACCGGTGGTTCTTCGTGAAGGAAACATGCTTTGGGTACTATCGGCCGAAGGACGGTGTGCTGCGGTGTGTCGTACTGTTCGATCAGGGGTTCGACATCTCGTCCGGCATGTACAGTACGGGCATGCGCAATGGATTGCAGATAGCGACCAACTCGCGGTATCTCGTAATCAAGTATCCCACGCGCCGGATGGCCAAAGAGTGGATGACGCACATGAAGCGGGTGGCGAACGAAAGTGCACGCGATTTTACGCTGCCCAACCCGCACCAGTCGTTTGCGCCGTCCAGGCCCGGGGTTCAGGCCGGGTGGTTTGTGGATGGGGCAGGGTATATGAGTGCGGTGGCCGATGCACTGGAGGGTGCGACGGAAGAGATTTTCATCACCGACTGGATGCTCAGCCCGGAGATCTACATGAAGCGGCCGGCGATCGATGGGGATTACTGGCGGCTGGATAAGATTCTGAAGCGCAAGGCGGAGCAAGGTATCAAGATCTTTGTGCTGCTGTTCAAGGAGCTGGACTTTGCGCTCGGCATTAACAGCTACTACAGCAAGGCGAAATTGGTGGAGCAGCATGAGAACATAAAG GTACTTCGACACCCGGATCATGCCCGAGCCGGGATACTGTTCTGGGCTCACCACGAGAAGCTCGTCATCATCGATCAAACGTACGCGTTCGTGGGGGGAATCGATTTGTGCTACGGCCGCTGGGATGACTACCAGCATAGACTGACCGATCTCGGAAGCATTTCCTCGTCAGCGAACAGCTCCGCGAACAATACTACCACCCGCAAACCGTCGACCGTGGTCGAACTGGACGAGAATGGTTCGGTGGCGAATCTGCTCAAATCTAGCAAAAATATAGCCATTGCAACGGCAGTCGATCGTCAGTCTACCGGATCCGTGGCAGCGGCCGCCCAGCAATCCGACAACGCCACCTCCACCAAATCCACCAAAGATGGTACGTCTAATGGCAAGCAGAAGCTCGCACACCACAACCCGGACGCGCCGGCTGCGATGGGCGAACCACCGGACAAGTTGCTGCAGGCAGCCGCCCaagcactcggcgatcagcaGCTACCGGCGGAGGAAAGGGACGAACTGCCCGAGAACATCAAGCAGAACACTCCCGAGATGGAGCGGCGAAACATAATGGGTATGATCAAGGATATGGGCCGCGATCTGAAGAATCGCATCACACTGTCCGAGCAGCCGGAGCATCCGCCCGGCACGGATGTGCTCACTGCCGGCGGAACAATCGTGATGGGTGGTGGACCGAAGAGCAACATCGGCAGCCCGGTCTATCTGTCGGAGGAGGAACGGCGCAAgaagcagctgtacggtggcGATAAGGGTACGCCCGTGAAGGATATGGTCAGTCCGCAACCGTTCAAAAATGCGGCCATCTTTGAGCTGGACGGGCAGGCGAAGCTGTGGATCGGCAAGGACTACATTAACTTTATCGTGAAAGATTTCACAAACCTCGACATGCCGTATGTGGGTAAGTATGCCGGTGGGGCTAAAGGCGTTAAGAGAGATATAG ACTTGGTCGACCGATCGACGACGGTGCGCATGCCGTGGCATGACGTAGCAACGGTCGTGCTGGGGCAAGCTGCCCGGGACGTGGCTCGCCACTTCatcgaacggtggaacgcGGTCAAGCTGGAGAAGTGCCGCGAAAATGCCAACTACCCGTACCTGCTGCCAAAGAGCTACAATGACATCCGCGTAGACAGTAAGTTCCTGAATGTGCCGCTCCACCACGTCACCTGCCAGGTGTTGCGCAGCGCGTCCAGCTGGAACTGTGGTTTCATCGAACCGGACTACGTGGAGCAGAGCATCCACGAGGCGTACGTGCAGACGATTTCCAAGGCACAGCATTACATCTACATCGAGAACCAGTTCTTCATCAGCATGGAGCTCGGCAACAGTGTGGTGAAGAACCAAATATCGGAGTATCTGTTCAAGCGGATCGTGCGCGCGCATCGGGAGAAGAAAGTGTTTCGGGTGTACGTCGTGATGCCACTGCTGCCCGGGTTCGAGGGAGATGTCGGTGGGTCGTCCGGAATCTCGCTGCGTGCTATTACCCACTGGAACTATGCGTCTATTTCGAG GGGTAAATCATCACTGCTCGAGCGGTTACGAGCGGCCGGTATTCAAAAACCTTGTGACTACATATCGTTCCACAGTCTGCGCACGAACTCGACGCTCAACGGCATGCCGGTGACGGAGCTGATTTACGTCCATTCGAAGCTGCTGATCGCAGACGACAAGGTTGTGATCTGTGGTTCGGCCAACATCAACGACCGCTCGCTGCTGGGCAAGCGAGACTCGGAAGTTTGCGTTATGATAACG GACGAATCGTTCGAGGAGGGTCGTATGAACGGTGAATCGTACCCGTGTGGCGTGTATGCGGGCAAGCTGCGGAAGTTTCTGTTCCGCGAGCATCTCGGTTTGCTGGAACCGGACCCAAAGCGGGACCCGATCGATGTAACCGATCCGGTAATTCACACGTTCTGGAACGACGTTTGGCGACGGACGTCCCGCCGCAATACGCTTATCTACGACGAAGTGTTCCGCTGCATTCCGTCCGACAATGTGCAATCGTTCGCCATGATGAAGCGGTTCCTGGAGGACAAGAGTTTGCTACAGTCTAACCCGGACGGCATTCAGCAGGCCGTGGCAAGGATCGAGGGCTATCTGGTCGATCTGCCGCTAAAGTTTCTGTGCAACGAAATACTTACTCCGCCCAACACGAGCAAGGAAGGTTTTATGCCGACCTACATGTGGACCTAA
- the LOC118503448 gene encoding phospholipase D2 isoform X3 — MDANFKRKTIHRSISLLLRDIDQMSLSEIGTSNPALNCDDTGAASDSTARIDHATGCHPADRNAYGESGDGAGPGGGGGATGHHHDASLACYSIRSEPEEYDENLDAPDSVTYLSIGGNNPVLVIRESDADSVSPASEIPYSYVYNAPVKFDSMRRHIFIPGLEIIVEIVDYERSLTSHVLNPNLYTVKLTHGPFSWTIQKRYNHFRNLHQQLTTYRASLHIPFPTKSHKERRDSFRNMHTVHQATASPAMQQKLGKPLKKIKKNALPRFPLKPDSLVSFDAIPQRIKQLEEYLYNLLNISLYRNFHGTINFLEVSHISFISALGEKGKEGPIKKRTGSTRPGQSGCNFCGCLAGGCCVRCSYFCTDVLWSKWRNRWFFVKETCFGYYRPKDGVLRCVVLFDQGFDISSGMYSTGMRNGLQIATNSRYLVIKYPTRRMAKEWMTHMKRVANESARDFTLPNPHQSFAPSRPGVQAGWFVDGAGYMSAVADALEGATEEIFITDWMLSPEIYMKRPAIDGDYWRLDKILKRKAEQGIKIFVLLFKELDFALGINSYYSKAKLVEQHENIKVLRHPDHARAGILFWAHHEKLVIIDQTYAFVGGIDLCYGRWDDYQHRLTDLGSISSSANSSANNTTTRKPSTVVELDENGSVANLLKSSKNIAIATAVDRQSTGSVAAAAQQSDNATSTKSTKDGTSNGKQKLAHHNPDAPAAMGEPPDKLLQAAAQALGDQQLPAEERDELPENIKQNTPEMERRNIMGMIKDMGRDLKNRITLSEQPEHPPGTDVLTAGGTIVMGGGPKSNIGSPVYLSEEERRKKQLYGGDKGTPVKDMVSPQPFKNAAIFELDGQAKLWIGKDYINFIVKDFTNLDMPYVDLVDRSTTVRMPWHDVATVVLGQAARDVARHFIERWNAVKLEKCRENANYPYLLPKSYNDIRVDSKFLNVPLHHVTCQVLRSASSWNCGFIEPDYVEQSIHEAYVQTISKAQHYIYIENQFFISMELGNSVVKNQISEYLFKRIVRAHREKKVFRVYVVMPLLPGFEGDVGGSSGISLRAITHWNYASISRGKSSLLERLRAAGIQKPCDYISFHSLRTNSTLNGMPVTELIYVHSKLLIADDKVVICGSANINDRSLLGKRDSEVCVMITDESFEEGRMNGESYPCGVYAGKLRKFLFREHLGLLEPDPKRDPIDVTDPVIHTFWNDVWRRTSRRNTLIYDEVFRCIPSDNVQSFAMMKRFLEDKSLLQSNPDGIQQAVARIEGYLVDLPLKFLCNEILTPPNTSKEGFMPTYMWT, encoded by the exons ATGGATGCCAACTTCAAGCGAAAAACGATCCATCGCAGCATCTCGCTGCTGTTGCGTGACATCG ATCAGATGTCGCTGAGCGAAATCGGCACCTCCAATCCGGCACTGAACTGCGACGATACCGGTGCGGCATCCGATTCGACTGCACGCATCGATCATGCCACCGGGTGCCATCCGGCCGACCGGAATGCGTATGGCGAGAGCGGTGATGGGGCAGGCCCtggaggtggtggaggagCAACGGGACATCACCATGATGCCAGCCTGGCCTGCTACTCGATCCGTAGCGAGCCGGAGGAGTACGACGAAAATTTGGACGCCCCAGATTCGGTGACGTACCTATCGATCGGTGGCAACAATCCGGTGCTGGTGATACGGGAAAGCGATGCGGACAGTGTCAGCCCGGCATCGGAGATCCCGTACAGCTACGTGTACAATGCGCCGGTCAAGTTCGATTCCATGCGTCGCCACATTTTTATTCCGGGCCTGGAGATCATCGTGGAAATCGTTGACTACGAGCGTAGCCTAACGTCGCACGTACTTAATCCTAATCT ATATACGGTGAAGCTCACGCACGGCCCATTTTCGTGGACCATTCAGAAGCGATACAACCACTTCAGGAATCTGCATCAGCAACTGACAACGTATAGGGCCTCGCTGCACATACCGTTTCCGACCAAAAGTCACAAGGAGCGGAGGGATAGCTTTCGGAACATGCATACCGTGCATCAGGCGACGGCATCG CCCGCCATGCAGCAGAAGCTTGGGAAACCGTTGAAGAAGATCAAGAAAAATGCGCTGCCACGGTTCCCGCTCAAGCCGGACTCGCTCGTTTCGTTCGATGCTATCCCGCAGCGGATCAAGCAGCTGGAGGAGTATCTGTACAATCTGCTGAACATCTCACTGTACCGTAACTTCCACGGCACG ATCAACTTTCTGGAAGTGTCCCACATTTCGTTCATTTCGGCGCTGGGCGAAAAGGGAAAGGAAGGACCGATCAAGAAGCGTACCGGGTCGACCCGGCCCGGCCAGTCGGGGTGCAACTTTTGCGGTTGCCTTGCCGGTGGGTGCTGTGTGCGGTGCAGCTACTTTTGTACCGATGTGCTCTGGAGCAAGTGGCGCAACCGGTGGTTCTTCGTGAAGGAAACATGCTTTGGGTACTATCGGCCGAAGGACGGTGTGCTGCGGTGTGTCGTACTGTTCGATCAGGGGTTCGACATCTCGTCCGGCATGTACAGTACGGGCATGCGCAATGGATTGCAGATAGCGACCAACTCGCGGTATCTCGTAATCAAGTATCCCACGCGCCGGATGGCCAAAGAGTGGATGACGCACATGAAGCGGGTGGCGAACGAAAGTGCACGCGATTTTACGCTGCCCAACCCGCACCAGTCGTTTGCGCCGTCCAGGCCCGGGGTTCAGGCCGGGTGGTTTGTGGATGGGGCAGGGTATATGAGTGCGGTGGCCGATGCACTGGAGGGTGCGACGGAAGAGATTTTCATCACCGACTGGATGCTCAGCCCGGAGATCTACATGAAGCGGCCGGCGATCGATGGGGATTACTGGCGGCTGGATAAGATTCTGAAGCGCAAGGCGGAGCAAGGTATCAAGATCTTTGTGCTGCTGTTCAAGGAGCTGGACTTTGCGCTCGGCATTAACAGCTACTACAGCAAGGCGAAATTGGTGGAGCAGCATGAGAACATAAAG GTACTTCGACACCCGGATCATGCCCGAGCCGGGATACTGTTCTGGGCTCACCACGAGAAGCTCGTCATCATCGATCAAACGTACGCGTTCGTGGGGGGAATCGATTTGTGCTACGGCCGCTGGGATGACTACCAGCATAGACTGACCGATCTCGGAAGCATTTCCTCGTCAGCGAACAGCTCCGCGAACAATACTACCACCCGCAAACCGTCGACCGTGGTCGAACTGGACGAGAATGGTTCGGTGGCGAATCTGCTCAAATCTAGCAAAAATATAGCCATTGCAACGGCAGTCGATCGTCAGTCTACCGGATCCGTGGCAGCGGCCGCCCAGCAATCCGACAACGCCACCTCCACCAAATCCACCAAAGATGGTACGTCTAATGGCAAGCAGAAGCTCGCACACCACAACCCGGACGCGCCGGCTGCGATGGGCGAACCACCGGACAAGTTGCTGCAGGCAGCCGCCCaagcactcggcgatcagcaGCTACCGGCGGAGGAAAGGGACGAACTGCCCGAGAACATCAAGCAGAACACTCCCGAGATGGAGCGGCGAAACATAATGGGTATGATCAAGGATATGGGCCGCGATCTGAAGAATCGCATCACACTGTCCGAGCAGCCGGAGCATCCGCCCGGCACGGATGTGCTCACTGCCGGCGGAACAATCGTGATGGGTGGTGGACCGAAGAGCAACATCGGCAGCCCGGTCTATCTGTCGGAGGAGGAACGGCGCAAgaagcagctgtacggtggcGATAAGGGTACGCCCGTGAAGGATATGGTCAGTCCGCAACCGTTCAAAAATGCGGCCATCTTTGAGCTGGACGGGCAGGCGAAGCTGTGGATCGGCAAGGACTACATTAACTTTATCGTGAAAGATTTCACAAACCTCGACATGCCGTATGTGG ACTTGGTCGACCGATCGACGACGGTGCGCATGCCGTGGCATGACGTAGCAACGGTCGTGCTGGGGCAAGCTGCCCGGGACGTGGCTCGCCACTTCatcgaacggtggaacgcGGTCAAGCTGGAGAAGTGCCGCGAAAATGCCAACTACCCGTACCTGCTGCCAAAGAGCTACAATGACATCCGCGTAGACAGTAAGTTCCTGAATGTGCCGCTCCACCACGTCACCTGCCAGGTGTTGCGCAGCGCGTCCAGCTGGAACTGTGGTTTCATCGAACCGGACTACGTGGAGCAGAGCATCCACGAGGCGTACGTGCAGACGATTTCCAAGGCACAGCATTACATCTACATCGAGAACCAGTTCTTCATCAGCATGGAGCTCGGCAACAGTGTGGTGAAGAACCAAATATCGGAGTATCTGTTCAAGCGGATCGTGCGCGCGCATCGGGAGAAGAAAGTGTTTCGGGTGTACGTCGTGATGCCACTGCTGCCCGGGTTCGAGGGAGATGTCGGTGGGTCGTCCGGAATCTCGCTGCGTGCTATTACCCACTGGAACTATGCGTCTATTTCGAG GGGTAAATCATCACTGCTCGAGCGGTTACGAGCGGCCGGTATTCAAAAACCTTGTGACTACATATCGTTCCACAGTCTGCGCACGAACTCGACGCTCAACGGCATGCCGGTGACGGAGCTGATTTACGTCCATTCGAAGCTGCTGATCGCAGACGACAAGGTTGTGATCTGTGGTTCGGCCAACATCAACGACCGCTCGCTGCTGGGCAAGCGAGACTCGGAAGTTTGCGTTATGATAACG GACGAATCGTTCGAGGAGGGTCGTATGAACGGTGAATCGTACCCGTGTGGCGTGTATGCGGGCAAGCTGCGGAAGTTTCTGTTCCGCGAGCATCTCGGTTTGCTGGAACCGGACCCAAAGCGGGACCCGATCGATGTAACCGATCCGGTAATTCACACGTTCTGGAACGACGTTTGGCGACGGACGTCCCGCCGCAATACGCTTATCTACGACGAAGTGTTCCGCTGCATTCCGTCCGACAATGTGCAATCGTTCGCCATGATGAAGCGGTTCCTGGAGGACAAGAGTTTGCTACAGTCTAACCCGGACGGCATTCAGCAGGCCGTGGCAAGGATCGAGGGCTATCTGGTCGATCTGCCGCTAAAGTTTCTGTGCAACGAAATACTTACTCCGCCCAACACGAGCAAGGAAGGTTTTATGCCGACCTACATGTGGACCTAA